The proteins below are encoded in one region of Thermosulfurimonas marina:
- a CDS encoding selenium metabolism-associated LysR family transcriptional regulator, with product MVDPRKLEALVAVVENGSFSKAARRVRLSQPTVSGHIRDLEEHFELKLFDRHTRRVEPTRAGRILYEYARRILLLYRKLEREMALFKGLRAGPLEVGGSTIPGQYILPYLIRDFRRDYPDIEVFLRVGDTHEIIEAVERGELEVGMVGAQEEAPSLVFVPALEDEIVLVSGNERFPERLSPRDLSHWPLIAREEGSGTWQTVQSFLREQGLSLEEVRIVARMGSTEAVKQAVKAGLGLGFVSRRAVEDELRAGTLRIVKLSAPPIRRDFYLVYARERTLSPPAQAFLNFIRNLPEKSPSLK from the coding sequence ATGGTAGATCCCCGCAAGCTGGAGGCCTTGGTGGCCGTGGTGGAAAACGGCAGTTTTTCCAAGGCCGCCCGCCGGGTTCGACTCTCTCAGCCCACGGTCTCCGGGCACATCCGGGACTTAGAAGAACATTTCGAGCTCAAACTTTTTGACCGACACACGCGTCGGGTGGAGCCCACCCGGGCCGGAAGAATCCTTTACGAATATGCCCGGCGAATTCTTTTGCTATACCGGAAGTTGGAGCGGGAAATGGCCCTTTTTAAAGGTCTTAGGGCCGGACCTCTGGAGGTGGGAGGAAGCACCATTCCCGGTCAGTATATCCTCCCTTACCTTATCCGGGATTTTCGGCGGGACTACCCCGACATTGAAGTCTTCCTGCGGGTAGGAGACACCCACGAGATCATCGAGGCGGTGGAAAGAGGGGAACTGGAGGTGGGGATGGTGGGGGCCCAAGAGGAGGCCCCTTCTCTGGTCTTCGTCCCGGCCCTAGAGGACGAAATTGTCCTGGTGAGCGGAAACGAACGCTTTCCCGAAAGGCTCTCTCCGCGGGACCTTTCCCACTGGCCTCTTATTGCCCGGGAGGAAGGTTCTGGGACCTGGCAGACGGTCCAGTCCTTCCTCAGAGAGCAAGGTCTTTCCTTAGAAGAAGTCCGCATCGTAGCCCGCATGGGCTCCACGGAAGCGGTCAAACAGGCGGTCAAGGCCGGCCTCGGCTTGGGATTTGTCTCCCGGAGGGCCGTGGAAGACGAGTTGCGGGCCGGGACCCTAAGGATCGTAAAACTCTCCGCCCCCCCCATTCGGCGCGACTTTTACCTAGTCTACGCCCGGGAACGCACCCTCTCACCTCCGGCCCAGGCCTTCCTGAACTTCATACGCAACTTGCCGGAAAAGAGCCCTTCGTTAAAATGA
- the gpmI gene encoding 2,3-bisphosphoglycerate-independent phosphoglycerate mutase — MAEVRPLLLVIMDGWGWREEVRANAIRLAGTPNLDALQAEYPFTLLSASGEAVGLPEGQMGNSEVGHLNLGAGRIVYQDLTRINRAIREGTFFQNPELRRVAERVRETGGRIHLLGLVSDGGVHSHIEHLYALLELYAREGLSERVFVHAFTDGRDTAPDVADRFLSALLSKMAELSCGKVATVSGRYYAMDRDRRWERTRLAYEALVLGRGLTAPDPLTAVRQAFARGETDEFIKPTVIVEGGRPVATIEDGDAVVFFNFRADRARQLTRALTDPEFSEFAREKFPKLAYFVCFTLYDETFPLPVAFPPEKLHRIFGEEVSRAGLPQLRIAETEKYAHVTYFFNGGDEKTFPGEERKLIPSPREVPTYDLKPEMSAYEVTEELIRRLRTKRYGLVVLNFANGDMVGHTGVLEAAIKAVRVVDECVGRVVRAFRETHGGSVIVTADHGNCELMADETGHPHTAHTANPVPLYLVDDRFRGRRLREGILADVAPTGLYLMGLPIPEEMTGRVLIED, encoded by the coding sequence ATGGCGGAGGTTAGACCCCTTCTTCTGGTGATCATGGATGGCTGGGGCTGGCGGGAGGAGGTTCGGGCCAACGCCATACGCCTGGCCGGGACCCCTAACCTGGATGCCCTGCAGGCCGAATACCCCTTTACCCTCCTTTCCGCCTCGGGGGAGGCCGTGGGGCTTCCCGAGGGACAAATGGGCAATTCCGAGGTGGGGCATCTCAACCTGGGGGCCGGGCGCATCGTCTATCAGGACCTCACCCGTATCAACCGGGCCATCCGGGAGGGGACCTTCTTTCAAAATCCTGAACTCCGACGGGTGGCCGAAAGGGTGCGGGAGACCGGAGGGCGCATCCACCTTCTGGGTCTGGTCTCCGACGGCGGAGTGCACTCCCATATTGAACACCTCTACGCCTTATTGGAACTCTATGCCCGGGAGGGCCTTTCCGAGCGGGTCTTCGTGCACGCCTTTACCGATGGGCGAGACACCGCTCCAGACGTGGCCGACCGTTTCCTCTCCGCCCTCCTTTCCAAAATGGCTGAACTTTCCTGTGGCAAGGTGGCCACGGTCTCCGGCCGCTACTACGCCATGGACCGGGACCGGCGCTGGGAGCGCACCCGACTGGCCTACGAGGCCCTGGTGCTCGGGCGAGGGCTTACGGCCCCGGATCCCCTTACCGCGGTGCGCCAGGCCTTTGCCCGGGGAGAAACCGACGAATTCATCAAGCCTACGGTCATCGTGGAGGGGGGCCGCCCGGTGGCCACTATTGAAGACGGGGATGCGGTAGTCTTTTTTAACTTCCGGGCCGACCGGGCCCGGCAACTCACCCGGGCCCTTACGGACCCCGAATTTTCCGAGTTTGCCCGGGAGAAGTTTCCTAAGCTGGCCTACTTCGTCTGCTTTACCCTCTATGACGAGACCTTCCCTCTTCCGGTGGCCTTCCCCCCGGAAAAACTCCACCGGATCTTCGGAGAGGAAGTCAGCCGGGCCGGGTTACCGCAACTGCGCATTGCGGAGACGGAAAAGTATGCTCATGTGACCTACTTCTTTAACGGAGGGGACGAGAAGACCTTCCCCGGAGAGGAACGCAAACTGATACCCTCTCCCCGGGAGGTCCCCACCTACGACCTCAAGCCGGAGATGAGCGCCTATGAGGTCACCGAGGAACTTATCCGGCGATTGCGGACCAAACGCTACGGGCTGGTAGTCTTGAACTTCGCCAATGGGGATATGGTGGGGCATACTGGGGTACTGGAGGCGGCCATAAAAGCGGTCCGAGTGGTGGACGAATGTGTGGGCCGTGTGGTGCGGGCCTTTCGGGAAACCCACGGAGGGTCGGTGATTGTGACCGCAGATCACGGAAACTGCGAACTCATGGCCGACGAGACCGGCCATCCCCATACCGCCCACACCGCCAACCCCGTGCCCCTTTATCTGGTGGATGACCGCTTCCGGGGACGTAGACTTCGGGAGGGAATCCTGGCGGATGTAGCCCCTACCGGGCTCTATCTTATGGGGCTGCCCATCCCGGAGGAGATGACCGGAAGGGTCCTTATAGAGGATTAG
- the rsfS gene encoding ribosome silencing factor: MPLDSLELARRLARFLSAKKAEDLVILDVRGRASYTDFILIASARSARHVQGLAEFLEAEAAREGLHPLGVEGLPQGHWVVLDYEDAVVHIFYEPVRRVYDLEGLWADAPRIELPEEEDGGG; this comes from the coding sequence ATGCCTTTAGACTCTCTGGAGCTGGCCCGCCGTCTGGCCCGTTTTCTTTCCGCCAAGAAGGCCGAAGATCTGGTGATTCTGGATGTGCGAGGACGGGCCAGTTATACGGATTTCATTCTCATTGCCAGCGCCCGCTCGGCCCGTCATGTCCAGGGACTGGCGGAGTTTTTAGAAGCGGAGGCCGCCCGGGAGGGCCTTCATCCCCTGGGGGTGGAGGGCCTCCCTCAGGGTCACTGGGTGGTCCTGGACTACGAGGATGCGGTGGTCCATATCTTTTACGAGCCGGTAAGGAGGGTGTACGATCTAGAGGGTCTATGGGCGGATGCCCCGCGGATAGAGCTTCCAGAGGAAGAAGATGGCGGAGGTTAG
- a CDS encoding DUF6485 family protein, whose amino-acid sequence MECRREENLKRCNCTYEPCPKKGLCCECLKYHLSLRQLPGCCFPPEAERTYDRSFEHFARLVSEGRI is encoded by the coding sequence ATGGAGTGTCGGCGGGAGGAAAATCTCAAGCGTTGTAATTGTACCTATGAGCCCTGTCCCAAGAAGGGCCTCTGTTGCGAGTGTTTGAAGTATCATCTTTCCCTGCGGCAGCTTCCGGGCTGCTGTTTCCCTCCGGAGGCCGAGCGGACCTACGATCGCAGTTTTGAACACTTTGCCCGCCTGGTCTCGGAGGGCCGGATTTAG
- a CDS encoding multiheme c-type cytochrome, producing MSKFLGIFFLSLFLPFTLWGYVGSRACQRCHPRVYDGWRSTLHPYMLRKASPQKIHSFWKGTLRFGKKAFTLIQKGQRLWLEISDNTDNKGTRRFSVDYVMGGIWKELYLTTFPNGEIHILPLSWLVEDGQWERNNYWPKTIYQYKCMGCHVTGFRVKKEGQQLVTSYEELGVGCEACHGPGEAHIAAPPEKKTETIINPARIPNARLASMVCGACHSRGETVDGRFRFPYGFRPGTSFEFYYQFKPVLYPDGSSKVHYQQYYDWLRSGHARGGVMCWDCHEVHARGRANRFQTKLPANLLCRNCHVVKNKGVHGIHSVNNCVGCHMPLVGRRGLRRDVHSHHFRVILPDWTLRIGSFEKQPNSCNACHYHRKDSPEEMKKALDFAREGLNF from the coding sequence ATGTCTAAGTTTCTGGGAATTTTTTTTCTGAGCCTCTTCCTACCCTTTACGCTCTGGGGTTATGTGGGCTCCCGGGCCTGCCAGAGGTGTCATCCCCGGGTGTATGACGGCTGGCGTTCCACTCTCCATCCCTACATGCTACGTAAGGCCTCTCCACAAAAGATCCACTCCTTCTGGAAGGGGACCCTTCGGTTCGGAAAAAAGGCCTTCACCTTGATCCAAAAAGGCCAGAGACTCTGGCTGGAGATTTCCGATAATACCGATAATAAAGGAACCAGGCGTTTTTCCGTGGATTATGTGATGGGGGGTATCTGGAAGGAGCTCTATCTTACCACCTTTCCCAACGGAGAGATCCATATTCTGCCCTTGAGCTGGTTGGTGGAGGATGGCCAATGGGAAAGAAATAATTACTGGCCGAAGACGATTTACCAGTACAAGTGTATGGGCTGCCACGTAACCGGTTTTCGGGTGAAAAAGGAGGGCCAACAACTGGTGACCTCTTATGAAGAATTAGGGGTGGGTTGTGAGGCCTGCCACGGTCCGGGGGAGGCCCATATCGCGGCCCCACCGGAGAAAAAGACCGAGACCATCATTAATCCGGCCCGGATCCCCAATGCCCGTCTGGCCTCCATGGTCTGTGGGGCCTGTCACAGCCGAGGAGAAACCGTGGATGGACGCTTCCGTTTTCCCTACGGTTTTCGTCCGGGAACGAGTTTCGAGTTTTATTATCAGTTTAAACCTGTCCTCTATCCTGACGGAAGTTCCAAGGTCCACTATCAGCAATACTATGATTGGTTGAGGAGCGGTCATGCCCGAGGGGGGGTTATGTGCTGGGACTGTCATGAGGTCCATGCCCGGGGAAGGGCCAATCGCTTCCAGACCAAACTTCCGGCCAATCTCTTGTGTCGAAACTGCCACGTGGTCAAGAACAAGGGGGTCCACGGGATTCACAGCGTGAATAACTGTGTGGGCTGCCATATGCCTCTGGTGGGGCGTCGGGGGCTCCGCCGGGACGTACACAGCCACCACTTTCGGGTGATCTTGCCGGATTGGACCCTGCGTATCGGAAGCTTTGAAAAGCAGCCCAATTCCTGCAATGCCTGTCATTACCATCGCAAGGATTCCCCGGAAGAGATGAAAAAAGCCCTGGATTTTGCCCGAGAAGGGCTTAATTTTTGA
- the gyrB gene encoding DNA topoisomerase (ATP-hydrolyzing) subunit B translates to MSQAAVAQEYGAEAIRVLSGLEGVRVRPAMYIGSTGPEGFHHLLWEVLDNAVDEALAGYCTEIRVTLNADGSATVEDNGRGIPVDIHPQEGVSALEVVMTRLHAGGKFEKAAYKVSGGLHGVGVSVVNALSEWLVAEVMREGWLYRQRYRRGIPEGPVERVAPANRTGTRVTFKPDPQIFGEQEFDYEVVRHRLRELAFLNPQVKFYLRDERTGAEEKFHFKGGIVEFVKYLNRKREPVHRKVIYISGEKDLVQVEVALQYHTGYTETLYAYVNNIHTREGGTHVVGFRTALTRALNRYLSSAEGLPKALRVKVEGEDVREGLCAVLSLRMPEPQFEGQTKMKLGNSDIKPLVESLVFEGLMRFFEENPAEARKIAARVVQAARAREAARKAREIARKKGEALELLTAGKLAECQEKDPEKRELFIVEGDSAGGSAKQARDRRFQAILPLRGKILNVEKARVDKVLSSEEIKQIVASLGAGIGPDFDPEKARFHRIIIMTDADVDGAHIRTLLLTFFYRQMTELIERGWLYIAQPPLFRVNEKGKDVYLKDEAALDAYLFERALKGVRMRLAGEEFSGERTREVLEILAALERALSELRRRGFPPEAVLILLAEGFTRADHFDDEGRVTELAERFRKRGYAVGRIKPSEERPQAFEFEVTSKKEGYLSYTVGPAIPIRREFREVRRHYERIEPFLGKEVELLIGEEKLHFVDLLSGLSEILSRVREAGRKGLFIQRYKGLGEMNPQQLWETTMDPERRILLRVEVQDAAEADELFTTLMGDKVEPRREFIQTHALEYRELDV, encoded by the coding sequence ATGTCCCAGGCGGCAGTGGCGCAGGAATACGGAGCGGAGGCCATTCGCGTCCTTTCCGGACTCGAAGGAGTCCGGGTGCGGCCGGCCATGTATATCGGGTCTACCGGCCCTGAGGGGTTTCATCATCTCCTCTGGGAGGTTCTGGACAATGCGGTGGATGAGGCTCTGGCCGGTTATTGTACGGAAATTCGGGTCACCCTTAATGCCGACGGTTCGGCCACGGTAGAGGACAACGGCCGGGGCATTCCGGTGGATATCCATCCGCAGGAGGGGGTTTCAGCCTTAGAGGTGGTCATGACCCGGTTGCATGCCGGGGGAAAATTCGAAAAGGCGGCCTATAAGGTCTCCGGAGGGCTTCACGGAGTAGGGGTCTCGGTGGTGAACGCCCTTTCGGAGTGGCTGGTAGCCGAGGTTATGCGGGAGGGATGGCTTTATCGGCAGCGTTACCGTCGCGGGATTCCTGAGGGTCCGGTGGAGAGGGTGGCTCCGGCTAACCGCACCGGCACTCGGGTAACCTTTAAACCCGATCCGCAGATCTTCGGGGAACAGGAATTTGACTACGAGGTGGTCCGGCATCGGTTACGGGAGCTGGCCTTCCTTAATCCTCAGGTAAAGTTCTATTTACGGGACGAGCGCACCGGGGCCGAAGAGAAGTTTCATTTTAAGGGGGGGATCGTCGAATTTGTGAAGTATCTCAACCGGAAACGCGAACCGGTCCATCGCAAGGTCATCTATATCTCCGGGGAAAAAGACCTGGTGCAGGTGGAGGTGGCCCTTCAATATCATACCGGCTATACCGAGACCCTTTACGCTTACGTGAACAATATCCATACCCGGGAGGGAGGCACTCATGTAGTGGGCTTCCGGACCGCCCTCACGCGGGCCCTTAATCGCTATCTCTCCTCGGCCGAAGGCCTTCCCAAGGCCCTGCGGGTAAAGGTGGAGGGAGAGGACGTGCGGGAGGGTCTTTGTGCAGTCCTTTCCCTGCGCATGCCGGAACCGCAATTCGAGGGCCAGACTAAGATGAAACTGGGAAACAGCGACATTAAACCCCTGGTGGAGAGCCTGGTCTTTGAGGGACTGATGCGCTTTTTTGAGGAGAATCCGGCCGAGGCCCGCAAGATTGCCGCCCGGGTGGTGCAGGCGGCCCGGGCTCGGGAGGCGGCCCGCAAGGCCCGGGAGATCGCCCGCAAGAAGGGAGAAGCCCTGGAGCTTCTCACCGCGGGCAAGTTGGCTGAATGTCAGGAAAAGGATCCGGAAAAGCGGGAACTCTTTATCGTGGAGGGGGACTCCGCCGGGGGCTCGGCCAAGCAGGCCCGGGATCGACGGTTCCAGGCCATCCTTCCCCTGCGGGGAAAGATCCTTAATGTGGAAAAGGCCCGGGTGGACAAGGTCCTTTCCTCGGAGGAAATTAAACAGATCGTGGCCTCGCTGGGAGCAGGGATTGGCCCGGATTTTGATCCAGAAAAGGCCCGATTTCACCGGATCATCATCATGACTGATGCCGATGTAGACGGGGCCCACATTCGCACCCTGCTCCTGACCTTCTTTTATCGGCAGATGACCGAGCTCATTGAGCGGGGCTGGCTCTACATCGCTCAACCCCCACTTTTTCGGGTGAACGAAAAGGGGAAGGATGTCTATCTCAAGGACGAGGCGGCTCTCGACGCCTACCTCTTTGAAAGGGCCCTCAAAGGAGTGAGAATGAGACTGGCGGGAGAGGAGTTTTCTGGCGAGCGCACCCGGGAGGTCCTGGAGATCCTGGCTGCTTTAGAGCGGGCCCTCTCGGAGCTCCGGCGCCGGGGTTTTCCTCCGGAGGCGGTCCTCATTCTCCTGGCCGAAGGTTTTACCCGAGCGGATCATTTCGATGACGAAGGACGGGTGACGGAGCTTGCGGAAAGATTTCGAAAGCGGGGCTATGCCGTGGGTCGAATTAAGCCCAGCGAGGAGCGTCCCCAGGCCTTTGAGTTCGAAGTGACCTCTAAAAAGGAGGGTTATCTCTCCTACACTGTGGGTCCGGCCATCCCTATAAGAAGGGAGTTCCGGGAGGTGCGACGCCATTACGAAAGAATTGAGCCTTTCCTCGGAAAGGAAGTGGAACTTCTAATAGGAGAGGAAAAACTCCATTTTGTCGACCTCCTTTCCGGGCTTTCGGAGATCCTTTCCCGGGTGAGGGAGGCCGGACGCAAGGGGCTTTTCATTCAGCGCTACAAGGGCCTGGGGGAGATGAATCCCCAACAACTCTGGGAGACCACCATGGATCCCGAAAGGAGAATCCTCCTGCGGGTGGAGGTCCAGGACGCGGCCGAGGCCGACGAACTCTTTACCACCCTCATGGGGGATAAGGTGGAGCCCCGACGGGAATTCATCCAGACCCACGCCCTGGAATACCGGGAGCTTGATGTCTAA
- the dnaN gene encoding DNA polymerase III subunit beta translates to MFKALVEKERFLKVLNRVQAVADKKSSMAVLSTVLVEAEGGGLRLSATDLEIGFRGRVEAEVEGEEAFCLPARKLYEIVKNLPGETVILEKEDGETVLIRDLEGEITYNLSLFPAEDFPSLPEIVEETVVEISGEILEDMLERTLYAAATEEARYALSGVFFTWEEDKFRLVATDGHRLALVDREVPGVEALSLGEGVIVPRKAAQELKRMAAEEVLIRLGVRENHLVASSSQGVLLARLIEGQFPDYRAVIPVEGGRRILFDRQRLVEALKRVSLLSSERYRVVRFEFSPGEVLLIGSGGELGEARERVPVAYEGEPFGINFNARYILDALQVMDSAEVEFDIGSERTPCRVTGPEDEGYLALIMPMAL, encoded by the coding sequence ATGTTTAAGGCCCTGGTAGAAAAAGAAAGATTCCTTAAGGTCCTCAATCGGGTTCAGGCGGTAGCGGACAAAAAAAGTTCCATGGCCGTACTTTCTACGGTACTGGTGGAAGCCGAAGGAGGGGGCTTGCGCCTTTCGGCTACGGATCTGGAGATCGGCTTTCGGGGTAGGGTGGAGGCCGAAGTGGAGGGCGAGGAGGCCTTCTGTCTTCCGGCCCGTAAGCTTTACGAGATCGTAAAGAATTTGCCCGGGGAGACGGTCATCCTGGAAAAGGAAGACGGAGAGACCGTACTGATCCGGGATCTGGAAGGAGAGATTACTTACAATTTGAGTCTCTTTCCCGCCGAGGACTTTCCCAGTCTTCCGGAGATTGTCGAGGAAACGGTGGTGGAGATCTCGGGGGAGATCCTGGAGGACATGCTGGAGCGAACCCTTTATGCTGCGGCCACCGAGGAGGCCCGCTACGCCCTCTCCGGGGTCTTTTTCACCTGGGAGGAGGACAAATTCCGACTGGTGGCCACGGACGGTCACCGGCTGGCCCTGGTGGATCGGGAAGTTCCGGGGGTGGAGGCCCTTTCCTTGGGTGAAGGGGTGATTGTGCCTCGGAAGGCCGCCCAGGAACTCAAGCGCATGGCCGCCGAGGAGGTCCTTATTCGTCTGGGAGTGCGAGAAAATCACCTGGTAGCCTCCTCCTCCCAGGGAGTGCTTCTGGCCCGACTTATCGAAGGTCAGTTTCCCGACTATCGGGCGGTCATTCCCGTAGAAGGTGGTCGCCGGATCCTTTTCGATCGGCAACGCCTGGTGGAGGCCCTGAAGAGGGTGAGTCTCCTTTCTTCGGAGCGCTACCGGGTGGTGCGCTTTGAGTTTTCCCCGGGGGAAGTACTTCTCATCGGAAGCGGAGGAGAATTGGGGGAGGCCCGGGAGCGGGTACCTGTGGCTTACGAGGGCGAGCCCTTCGGGATCAACTTCAATGCCCGTTATATCCTTGATGCCCTTCAGGTCATGGATTCCGCGGAGGTAGAATTCGATATCGGTTCAGAGCGCACCCCCTGTCGGGTGACCGGACCGGAGGATGAGGGCTATCTGGCTCTGATTATGCCTATGGCCCTTTAG
- a CDS encoding ATP-dependent helicase, with translation MRMGRRRSYLEELNPAQLEAVRTLFGPVLVIAGAGSGKTRTLVYRVARLVEEGVPPERILLLTFTRKAAREMLRRASLLLGRSCERVSGGTFHSLSHQMLREYGRLIGFSPNFTVLDRGDAEDAINLLRSSLGLSEKGRRFPKKDTLAALFSKAVNQGRTLAKILEREYPHFFEYLPEIERLFLEYQRYKREHQLMDYDDLLLHWHRVLLEHSEVRAEISRRFEFIMVDEYQDTNWLQAEIVRLMAEGHGNVMVVGDDSQSIYAFRGANFRNILEFPRLFPGTRIIKLEENYRSTQPILDLANAVIERAREKYTKCLFTRRPGGQKPIRYRARDESDQSRFVAERILELREEGVPLSEIAVLFRAAFHSFDLELELARQDLPFVKYGGLKLIEAAHIKDVVAHLKILLNPFDFLSWHRVLLLLEGVGPRTAEKIITHLRASSDPLRALSSVPARPSYEKGLRRLTQTLEALRRISSVEERLEELIEYYRPLLERIYHDDYPKRERDLESLLSLAHRYQDLSEFLADLALEPPESAVADLEPETEKEDHIVLSTIHSAKGLEWHTVFVISLCEGRFPSAYAVASEEELEEERRLFYVAVTRAREGLYLCHPVTGYLPGEGRVILKPSRFLEELPSELWEEWREIPAEEAREEAASAGFRPGDLVWHPQFGEGEVREVLPAEKIRIYFLGHGEKTLHLKFARLERL, from the coding sequence ATGCGCATGGGAAGGCGAAGGAGCTACCTAGAGGAGCTTAATCCGGCCCAACTGGAGGCGGTGCGCACCCTTTTTGGGCCGGTTCTGGTAATTGCCGGGGCGGGCTCGGGCAAGACCCGGACCCTGGTCTATCGGGTGGCCCGGCTGGTGGAGGAGGGAGTGCCTCCGGAGCGGATCCTTCTTCTCACCTTCACCCGCAAGGCCGCCCGGGAGATGCTCCGTCGGGCCTCTCTTCTTCTGGGAAGATCCTGTGAAAGGGTGTCCGGGGGCACCTTTCATTCCCTTTCCCATCAAATGCTTCGGGAATACGGAAGGCTTATCGGCTTTTCTCCCAACTTTACCGTGCTGGATCGGGGAGATGCCGAAGACGCCATCAATCTCCTGCGCTCCTCCCTGGGACTTTCCGAAAAGGGAAGGCGCTTTCCCAAAAAGGACACCCTGGCCGCCCTTTTCAGTAAGGCCGTAAATCAGGGCAGAACCCTGGCCAAGATTCTGGAAAGGGAATACCCCCACTTTTTTGAATATCTTCCGGAGATCGAGCGCCTCTTTCTGGAATACCAGCGTTACAAACGGGAACATCAGCTCATGGACTACGACGATCTCCTGCTCCACTGGCATCGGGTGCTCTTGGAACATTCGGAGGTGCGGGCCGAGATCTCTCGGCGTTTCGAATTTATCATGGTGGACGAATACCAGGACACCAACTGGCTCCAGGCCGAGATCGTGCGGCTTATGGCCGAGGGGCATGGGAATGTGATGGTGGTGGGAGACGATTCCCAGAGTATCTATGCCTTTCGAGGGGCCAATTTCCGAAACATCCTGGAGTTTCCCCGCCTCTTTCCCGGGACCCGGATCATCAAGCTCGAGGAAAACTACCGGAGCACCCAGCCCATACTGGATCTGGCCAACGCGGTTATTGAAAGGGCTCGGGAAAAGTACACCAAGTGTCTTTTTACCCGGCGTCCCGGGGGCCAAAAGCCTATCCGATACCGGGCCCGGGACGAATCAGACCAGAGCCGCTTCGTGGCGGAAAGGATCCTGGAACTGCGGGAGGAAGGGGTTCCCCTTTCGGAAATAGCGGTTCTCTTTCGGGCGGCCTTTCATTCCTTTGATCTGGAGTTAGAGTTGGCCCGCCAGGACCTCCCCTTTGTGAAATACGGAGGCCTCAAGCTCATCGAGGCCGCCCACATCAAGGACGTGGTGGCCCATCTGAAGATCCTTCTCAATCCCTTTGATTTTCTCTCCTGGCACCGGGTGCTTTTACTTCTTGAGGGCGTGGGGCCGCGCACGGCCGAAAAGATTATCACCCATCTGCGGGCTTCTTCGGATCCCCTGCGGGCCTTGAGCAGCGTTCCTGCCAGGCCTTCCTATGAGAAGGGCCTTCGGCGCCTAACTCAGACCCTGGAAGCCCTGCGTCGGATCTCCTCCGTGGAGGAACGTCTAGAGGAGCTTATAGAGTACTACCGGCCCCTCCTGGAGCGGATCTACCACGACGATTATCCCAAAAGGGAGCGGGATCTCGAAAGCCTCCTTTCCTTGGCCCATCGCTATCAGGATCTTTCGGAATTTCTGGCGGATCTGGCCCTGGAGCCTCCGGAGTCGGCGGTGGCCGATCTCGAGCCGGAGACCGAAAAGGAAGACCATATAGTTCTTTCCACCATCCATTCGGCAAAAGGACTGGAGTGGCACACGGTCTTTGTGATCTCCCTTTGCGAGGGGCGATTTCCCTCGGCCTACGCGGTAGCCAGTGAGGAAGAGCTGGAAGAAGAGCGGCGGCTCTTTTATGTGGCGGTGACCCGGGCCCGGGAAGGGCTTTATCTCTGTCATCCGGTTACGGGATATCTTCCGGGAGAGGGGCGGGTCATCCTGAAACCCTCCCGATTTCTCGAGGAATTACCCTCGGAACTCTGGGAGGAGTGGCGGGAGATCCCGGCCGAGGAGGCCCGGGAGGAAGCTGCTTCCGCCGGCTTTCGCCCGGGGGACCTGGTCTGGCATCCCCAGTTCGGGGAGGGAGAGGTGCGGGAGGTGCTTCCGGCGGAAAAGATCCGGATCTATTTTCTGGGCCACGGGGAAAAGACCCTGCACCTCAAATTCGCCCGTCTAGAGCGCCTTTGA
- a CDS encoding energy-coupling factor ABC transporter ATP-binding protein codes for MKEILRAQNLRYRYPDGREALRGVDLSVAEGERLVLIGPNGAGKSTLLLALAGLLEVEGEVLYRGEPLRGLRDPRRLELGILFQDPDDQLFCLTVYEDVAFGPRQMGLPEEEVRRRVTEALARVGLSGFEERSPHHLSFGERRRAALATVLSMGPRVLLLDEPTSNLDPRARKELMTLLGQIPTTQVIATHDLELAYWVAHRVGLVFRGRVVHLGSPEEVLFDEELLVRNGLELPLFVSSLRGKDHGGKNKDSRLSARDFL; via the coding sequence ATGAAGGAGATCCTCCGGGCCCAAAATCTACGTTATCGTTATCCCGACGGCCGGGAGGCCCTGCGGGGGGTGGATCTTTCGGTGGCGGAGGGAGAAAGGCTGGTTCTTATCGGGCCTAACGGGGCGGGAAAATCTACTCTTCTTCTGGCCCTGGCCGGGCTTTTGGAGGTAGAAGGAGAGGTCCTTTACCGGGGAGAGCCCCTGCGGGGGCTGCGAGATCCCAGGAGGCTGGAGCTCGGGATCCTCTTCCAGGATCCGGACGATCAGCTCTTCTGTCTTACCGTCTATGAGGACGTGGCCTTCGGGCCGCGGCAGATGGGTCTTCCGGAGGAAGAGGTGCGCCGGCGGGTGACCGAGGCCCTAGCCCGGGTAGGTCTTTCCGGTTTTGAGGAGCGCAGTCCCCATCACTTAAGTTTTGGAGAGAGGCGCCGGGCGGCCTTGGCCACGGTGCTTTCCATGGGGCCCCGGGTGCTCCTTCTGGACGAGCCCACCAGTAACCTGGACCCCCGGGCCCGCAAGGAACTGATGACCCTCCTTGGTCAGATACCCACCACCCAAGTCATTGCCACCCATGACCTGGAATTGGCCTACTGGGTAGCCCACCGGGTGGGGCTGGTCTTTAGAGGTCGAGTAGTGCATCTCGGCTCTCCGGAAGAGGTCCTTTTTGATGAGGAACTCCTGGTCAGAAACGGCCTGGAGTTGCCGCTTTTTGTTAGCTCCCTAAGAGGGAAAGACCATGGCGGAAAAAATAAAGATTCCCGCCTATCTGCGCGAGACTTTTTATAA